One window from the genome of Rhodothermus sp. encodes:
- a CDS encoding PLP-dependent transferase, with the protein EHPATMTHSDVPPEEQRRIGIRENLIRLSVGIEHPADLILDLEQALEAV; encoded by the coding sequence TGAACACCCGGCTACTATGACCCATTCCGATGTTCCTCCAGAAGAGCAACGCCGCATCGGCATTCGTGAAAACCTGATCCGTCTCTCTGTCGGCATTGAACACCCGGCCGACCTCATCCTGGATCTGGAACAGGCCCTGGAGGCGGTGTAA
- a CDS encoding S46 family peptidase — MKSAARLLLPFSLVLLIGCATSQPTATTQQTSPIPVPPPPPTVPEAPLSPQGTPALDTVRAGRFDNGKMWTFEDPPIDYFAEAYGFRPDSAWFREARLGALRIPGCSASFVSPNGLVMTNHHCGREAVVAVSRPGENLLDNGFYARALEEERHVEDYYADQLIEIRDVTDEVYAALERAETDAERAMARRQAIETIEKRLLEEKGGEEAGYVVEVISLYNGAKYSAYIFKRYRDMRLVMAPELQLGYFGGDPDNFTYPRYALDVTFFRIYDENGEPLRTPHYFRWSREGVEEGDVVFVIGNPGSTSRLQTVAQLEFRRDVLEPAILRLIQTRMAALQDYLRELPDGPEREEIRNEIFSLSNADKLYTGRVKGLRDPYILARRRDAEQRFREALRRDSTLARTYDPLFERMAELVAQQREYAAELQAFLAFNPNSSLSSTAMRRAILAYIYLNRQQAGASDTQLAELRKEMLSVADQPIPVQWRYLKARLEDFVRYLGEDSRLVSQLLQGRTPEAVARHVIENTVLSDSAQTAQALAEGSLTMEDPAVQLVATLWPRFQAFQSAWAGISAQQQEIASQLGRARYEVYGTSVPPDATFSLRIADGVVKGYVYNGTLAPPYTTFYGLYDRYYAFGPGTDWDLPERWLHPPETFDRSTPLNFVATADIIGGNSGSPVINPRLEVVGLIFDGNIESLPADYIYMPDRGMRAVAVDVRGILEALDEIYDADRLVLELTTGRLVRSEEEADALMNRED; from the coding sequence ATGAAGTCAGCTGCACGCTTACTGTTACCCTTCAGCCTTGTGCTGCTTATTGGCTGTGCAACCAGTCAGCCTACTGCGACAACGCAGCAGACCTCCCCGATCCCGGTACCGCCGCCTCCACCTACGGTACCCGAGGCCCCGCTGTCGCCGCAGGGGACCCCGGCGCTGGATACCGTACGGGCTGGCCGCTTTGATAACGGTAAGATGTGGACGTTCGAGGATCCTCCGATCGATTATTTTGCTGAAGCCTATGGTTTTCGACCTGATTCGGCCTGGTTCCGAGAAGCGCGGTTGGGTGCGTTGCGCATTCCGGGGTGCTCGGCTTCGTTTGTTTCGCCCAATGGGCTGGTCATGACAAACCACCATTGCGGTCGGGAGGCGGTGGTCGCTGTCAGTCGCCCCGGAGAGAACCTGCTGGACAATGGTTTCTATGCGCGCGCCCTTGAAGAGGAACGCCACGTCGAAGATTACTATGCCGACCAACTCATTGAAATCCGTGATGTAACCGACGAGGTGTATGCCGCGCTGGAAAGGGCTGAGACAGATGCCGAACGGGCCATGGCTCGTCGGCAGGCCATTGAGACTATCGAAAAACGGTTGCTGGAAGAAAAAGGTGGTGAAGAAGCAGGCTATGTCGTCGAAGTGATCTCGCTCTACAACGGGGCCAAATACTCGGCCTACATCTTCAAGCGCTACCGCGACATGCGGCTGGTGATGGCCCCCGAGCTACAACTGGGTTACTTTGGCGGTGACCCGGACAACTTCACCTATCCACGCTACGCGCTCGACGTGACGTTCTTCCGCATCTATGATGAAAATGGCGAGCCGCTGCGCACGCCCCATTACTTCCGCTGGAGTCGGGAAGGGGTCGAAGAAGGTGACGTGGTGTTTGTGATCGGTAATCCAGGGTCGACCAGTCGCCTGCAGACCGTCGCCCAGCTCGAATTCCGGCGCGATGTACTTGAACCTGCTATTCTACGGCTTATTCAGACGCGTATGGCCGCGTTGCAGGACTACCTTCGGGAATTGCCTGACGGGCCGGAACGCGAGGAGATCCGTAACGAAATCTTTTCGCTCAGCAATGCCGATAAACTCTACACGGGACGGGTTAAGGGGTTGCGTGATCCCTATATCCTTGCACGTCGTCGGGATGCTGAACAGCGTTTTCGGGAAGCGTTGCGCCGCGACTCGACACTGGCGCGCACGTACGATCCCCTTTTCGAACGCATGGCCGAGCTGGTTGCACAGCAGCGGGAGTATGCTGCCGAGCTGCAGGCTTTCCTGGCTTTCAATCCGAACAGCAGTCTTAGCAGCACGGCGATGCGCCGGGCTATCCTGGCCTATATCTATCTGAACCGTCAGCAGGCAGGTGCCTCGGACACGCAACTGGCCGAACTGCGCAAGGAGATGCTTTCGGTGGCAGACCAGCCCATACCGGTGCAATGGCGCTACCTGAAGGCACGTCTGGAGGATTTTGTCCGCTATTTGGGCGAAGATAGCCGTCTGGTTAGCCAGCTCTTGCAGGGACGCACACCTGAAGCGGTAGCCCGTCACGTCATCGAGAATACCGTGCTGAGCGATTCGGCACAGACGGCGCAGGCGCTGGCAGAGGGCTCGCTGACCATGGAGGATCCGGCTGTACAGCTGGTGGCGACCCTCTGGCCACGTTTTCAGGCGTTCCAGAGTGCCTGGGCAGGTATTTCAGCGCAGCAGCAGGAGATTGCCAGCCAGCTCGGCCGTGCACGCTACGAGGTGTACGGTACGTCGGTACCGCCGGATGCCACCTTTTCGCTGCGTATCGCCGATGGCGTCGTAAAAGGGTATGTGTATAACGGTACGCTGGCACCGCCGTACACCACCTTCTATGGTCTTTATGATCGGTACTATGCCTTTGGACCAGGCACCGACTGGGACCTGCCCGAGCGCTGGCTGCATCCGCCGGAAACGTTTGACCGCTCCACGCCGCTTAACTTTGTGGCTACGGCCGACATTATCGGAGGCAACTCGGGATCGCCCGTGATCAATCCACGACTGGAGGTGGTCGGGCTTATCTTCGACGGCAATATCGAAAGCCTGCCAGCCGACTACATCTATATGCCCGATCGCGGGATGCGGGCCGTGGCCGTTGATGTGCGGGGCATTCTGGAAGCGTTGGACGAGATCTATGACGCCGATCGGCTGGTGTTAGAATTGACCACAGGCCGGCTGGTGCGCTCCGAGGAGGAAGCCGATGCGCTGATGAACCGGGAAGACTGA
- a CDS encoding S46 family peptidase: protein MVRCRWIAGGILTLGLLSLRCAGPRETARLSDVPPLVTEAETTAVRQAATLSVRSAIDTVRAGRFDTGRLWTFENPPLDYWETTYGFRPDSAWLVHAQRGVLRLVFESGRCSGAFVSPHGLLVTNHHCTWESLDLIDRPGEALLEEGFYADSLQGERRLPGLYAEQLLEARDVTEQIVHGLEEIRDDVERERLRNRRLERLKQQLEAEARDRDTTLHVEIVPLYHGARYTAYTWRRYYDVRLVMTPELRVGYFGGDFDNFTYPRYSLDVSFLRIYGADGQPLQSPWYFRWSTEGARQGQLVFAVGNPGATQRHLTVSQLEFERDYTLPQRLRMMERRVQILERYIRQQPDSANIYGLRSMYFALKNTIKATKGRLQGLRDPYLLARKRAAEQALRDSMMANDSLRNYFGDVFMQLEALQRSKAAAAPQTAAFQFFGTSTLLSSHILLRALFGYAHDLMRQRGIVGARLEALRQEALKIRDWPDSVEVGYITARLEELHDYLGPQHPSVQRLLGDRSPAEVARDLVARTALKDSVAFARLLREGYLNSEDASVPVIEVLGPLYFTLGQQLEQFEARERFLNARLAALRFAVYGRTVPSDGTSTPRISDGRVEGYPYNGTQAPSFTTFFGMYERFYSFRGRSSWHLPTRWLTPDTTFRRDTPINLVASTDIAGGSSGSALIDQNLQLVGVVFDSNIEGLAGTYIYMPDRGMRAVAVDSRGVLAALRDLYHADRLVVELTTGALIPEETAAGTATVRDME from the coding sequence ATGGTACGTTGCCGCTGGATTGCCGGAGGGATACTGACGCTGGGACTGCTGAGCCTGCGGTGTGCCGGACCGCGTGAAACGGCTCGGCTGAGCGATGTGCCGCCACTTGTAACGGAAGCCGAAACCACCGCGGTCAGACAAGCAGCAACGTTGTCCGTCCGCTCAGCCATTGACACAGTGCGGGCTGGACGGTTCGACACCGGCCGACTCTGGACCTTTGAGAATCCGCCCCTGGACTACTGGGAAACGACCTATGGCTTTCGTCCCGATTCGGCCTGGCTGGTGCATGCGCAGCGAGGAGTGCTCCGGCTGGTTTTTGAAAGCGGGCGCTGCTCCGGTGCCTTCGTCTCGCCGCATGGTCTGCTTGTAACAAACCACCATTGTACCTGGGAGAGCCTGGACCTGATCGACCGGCCGGGGGAGGCGTTGCTGGAGGAGGGCTTCTATGCCGACTCGCTGCAGGGAGAGCGGCGCCTGCCTGGCCTGTATGCTGAACAGCTCCTGGAAGCACGCGACGTCACGGAGCAAATCGTGCACGGCCTGGAGGAAATTCGCGACGATGTGGAGCGCGAGCGCCTGCGCAATCGCCGCCTGGAGCGACTCAAGCAACAGCTCGAAGCAGAGGCGCGGGATCGTGATACGACACTGCACGTGGAAATCGTACCGCTCTATCACGGCGCCCGCTATACCGCCTATACCTGGCGGCGCTACTATGACGTGCGCCTGGTCATGACGCCTGAGTTGCGTGTTGGCTACTTCGGGGGTGATTTTGACAATTTTACGTATCCACGCTACAGCCTGGACGTCAGCTTCCTGCGCATCTATGGGGCCGACGGGCAGCCGTTGCAAAGTCCCTGGTACTTTCGCTGGAGTACGGAGGGCGCCCGACAGGGCCAGCTTGTCTTTGCCGTAGGCAATCCGGGTGCTACCCAGCGTCATCTGACAGTGAGCCAGCTCGAATTCGAACGCGACTATACGCTGCCCCAGCGGCTCCGGATGATGGAACGCCGGGTACAGATCCTGGAGCGCTACATCCGTCAGCAGCCTGATTCGGCCAACATCTACGGGCTTCGTAGCATGTATTTTGCCCTGAAAAACACGATCAAGGCAACCAAAGGGCGACTGCAGGGATTGCGGGATCCATACCTGCTGGCCCGCAAGCGGGCAGCCGAGCAGGCGCTGCGCGACAGTATGATGGCAAACGACTCGCTGCGCAATTACTTTGGCGACGTATTTATGCAGCTCGAGGCACTGCAGCGCAGCAAAGCGGCGGCTGCACCGCAGACAGCTGCCTTTCAGTTTTTCGGTACAAGTACCCTCCTGAGTTCGCACATCCTGCTGCGCGCCCTTTTTGGCTATGCACACGACCTGATGCGTCAGCGCGGCATCGTGGGCGCTCGATTGGAAGCGTTGCGTCAGGAAGCGCTCAAAATCCGAGACTGGCCGGACTCGGTCGAAGTAGGCTACATCACAGCCCGACTGGAAGAATTACACGATTACCTGGGACCGCAGCATCCGAGTGTGCAACGGCTGCTGGGGGATCGATCACCCGCTGAGGTTGCTCGTGATCTGGTAGCTCGTACCGCGCTGAAGGACTCGGTAGCTTTTGCACGATTGCTGCGCGAAGGCTACCTGAACAGTGAGGATGCATCGGTGCCGGTGATCGAAGTACTGGGGCCCCTGTACTTTACACTCGGCCAGCAGCTTGAGCAGTTTGAGGCCCGGGAACGTTTTCTGAATGCCCGACTGGCGGCGCTACGATTTGCCGTGTACGGGCGTACGGTGCCGTCCGACGGTACCAGCACGCCCCGCATTTCCGATGGCCGCGTTGAAGGCTATCCGTACAATGGAACGCAGGCACCTTCGTTTACCACGTTCTTCGGCATGTATGAGCGCTTTTATAGCTTTCGGGGACGCAGTAGCTGGCACTTGCCGACCCGCTGGCTGACACCGGACACAACATTCCGACGAGACACCCCGATCAACCTGGTAGCCAGCACGGATATTGCCGGTGGCAGCTCCGGTTCAGCGCTGATCGACCAGAATCTGCAATTGGTCGGGGTGGTTTTCGACAGCAACATCGAAGGTCTGGCAGGCACCTACATCTACATGCCTGATCGGGGGATGCGGGCTGTGGCTGTTGATAGTCGGGGTGTGCTCGCAGCGCTGCGCGACCTTTACCATGCTGACCGTCTGGTGGTAGAGCTGACAACCGGCGCGCTGATACCTGAAGAAACGGCCGCCGGAACGGCTACGGTCCGAGACATGGAGTAG
- a CDS encoding alkaline phosphatase family protein, giving the protein MVLPRVLFIFLDGVGLGEPHQHNPLADAWSGLAQLTCGQPWTSQIRWFCKPHHVFRALDSTLGLPGLPQSGTGQTALLTGFNAPRIAGRHYGPYAHSRTHSVLARYNLFRRLKDRGRSVAFANAYPPLFFEQARQRNRWSVTTRCCQETGVRIRTLDDLARGEALAADLTGWRLHAAGFPVTPIDETRAAHNLIRLAQQYDFTFFEYFLTDYAGHSQELNKARQVLASLDRFFTELLSLLDPAHYLLLITSDHGNLEDLRVRTHTRNPVPLIAYGRGARVFRHAHDLRDVTPMIVTLLDACPTPCLGP; this is encoded by the coding sequence ATGGTGCTGCCACGCGTGCTGTTCATCTTTCTGGACGGGGTAGGGCTGGGAGAACCGCATCAGCACAATCCGCTGGCAGACGCCTGGTCTGGTCTGGCACAGCTCACCTGCGGCCAGCCCTGGACAAGCCAGATCCGTTGGTTCTGCAAGCCGCACCATGTATTCCGCGCGCTGGACTCCACCCTGGGCCTACCGGGCCTCCCCCAGAGCGGCACCGGCCAGACCGCGCTGCTGACCGGTTTCAACGCGCCACGCATTGCAGGCCGCCACTACGGCCCCTACGCGCATTCCCGAACCCATTCTGTGCTGGCCCGCTACAACCTCTTTCGCCGGCTGAAAGACCGCGGTCGTTCCGTAGCATTTGCCAATGCTTACCCGCCTCTTTTCTTCGAACAGGCCCGGCAACGTAACCGCTGGAGTGTCACCACCCGTTGCTGCCAGGAGACCGGCGTCCGAATCCGGACACTGGACGATCTGGCCCGTGGCGAAGCCCTTGCCGCCGACCTGACAGGCTGGCGTCTGCACGCAGCCGGCTTCCCGGTTACTCCGATCGACGAAACCAGAGCCGCCCACAACCTGATCAGACTGGCTCAGCAGTATGATTTTACTTTCTTCGAATACTTCCTGACGGACTATGCGGGGCACAGCCAGGAGCTGAACAAGGCCCGACAGGTGCTGGCTTCATTAGATCGATTCTTTACGGAACTGCTTTCGCTGCTCGATCCTGCACACTATCTGCTCCTCATCACCAGCGATCACGGCAACCTGGAAGACCTGCGTGTGCGCACGCATACACGCAATCCGGTGCCGCTCATCGCCTATGGACGCGGGGCCCGGGTCTTTCGCCATGCGCATGACCTGCGGGACGTAACCCCCATGATCGTCACCCTGCTGGACGCCTGCCCTACTCCATGTCTCGGACCGTAG
- a CDS encoding DNA-processing protein DprA, with protein sequence MTAATLFALTIARLSPNDWTTAGWLVRHIDRLEALYAYTPEALQAHLGHRPEVMRLLAQLFNVSFMRQLLTQTRTELANLITRRVQVLTPHDKAWPASLEALPPHQRPFLLFAYGNLELLMQPTVALLARPPLSEAAYEQAQELTLYLIKTGCIPITGALSGFDVALQKLCHNAPRSHPAIMIAHTGLAQLLPPMRPVATATLRAGGLLLSPFLMELRPNERRDRQRAFIQTALSRAAVFIEPRPDTPEQIALDWAVQAHRSVFGISTRTIPEVHPIRESVDFEWVVHAARHPSPSN encoded by the coding sequence GTGACAGCCGCTACCCTTTTTGCCCTGACGATTGCGCGGTTGTCGCCCAACGACTGGACGACAGCAGGGTGGCTTGTGCGCCATATAGATCGCCTCGAAGCCCTTTATGCCTACACCCCCGAGGCCCTTCAGGCCCATCTGGGCCATCGCCCTGAAGTCATGCGTCTGCTGGCTCAGCTCTTCAACGTTTCCTTTATGCGTCAGCTACTCACGCAGACCCGCACCGAACTGGCCAACTTGATCACCAGACGGGTACAGGTACTGACACCGCACGACAAAGCCTGGCCTGCTTCCCTGGAAGCCCTGCCTCCACACCAGCGCCCTTTTCTGCTCTTTGCCTATGGCAACCTGGAGCTGCTGATGCAACCCACCGTGGCACTGCTGGCACGACCGCCCCTCTCTGAGGCCGCTTACGAGCAAGCTCAGGAGCTAACGCTATACCTGATCAAAACCGGTTGCATCCCGATCACCGGCGCCCTTTCCGGGTTCGATGTAGCTTTGCAAAAGCTCTGCCACAACGCGCCCCGTTCCCACCCAGCTATCATGATCGCTCATACCGGGTTAGCCCAACTCCTACCCCCCATGCGTCCCGTGGCCACCGCTACCTTACGTGCCGGAGGCCTATTGCTCTCCCCTTTTCTCATGGAACTGCGGCCTAACGAACGCCGAGACCGGCAGCGCGCGTTTATTCAGACAGCCCTGAGCCGCGCAGCAGTCTTCATAGAACCCCGCCCGGATACGCCCGAACAGATTGCTCTCGACTGGGCCGTACAGGCCCATCGGTCGGTCTTTGGCATCAGCACACGCACCATACCGGAAGTACATCCCATTCGGGAATCGGTCGATTTCGAATGGGTGGTGCACGCAGCTCGCCACCCCTCACCGAGCAACTGA
- a CDS encoding patatin-like phospholipase family protein, whose amino-acid sequence MRRWWSLWKERSRSQGDWALVLSGGGARSAYQAGVLRYIAEAFPDRAFTILTGVSAGAINAAQLANHTGTFPEAAVRLVQTWQAVRLEDVMEPESRWKVLRTLLRRARSNGERPLPEDTLRGLVDNAPLRAFLKRHLQTTDGRLHGVAFNLKRGTLRAFAVTTTNYSTGQSVTWVEGRNIEDWERPDRRGVRTALTIEHILASAALPLVFPAIRLGNAWYGDGGISLLTPLAPAIHLGADAILAISTRYKRSQEEGDAHDVAGYPPAAQILGLMLNAIFLDTLDQDAAMLNRINRLVEKLPPHRRNGLRPIRLLILRPSVDLGKLAANYQPPVKGALRFLTWGLGATETKTPDSLSMMLFDPDYIAQLLELGYEDARRQHDRIAAFLQGAPRRPPGNGHPQATSTISGAKAPPGAR is encoded by the coding sequence ATGCGTCGCTGGTGGTCCTTGTGGAAGGAGCGATCCAGATCGCAAGGGGACTGGGCGCTGGTGCTCAGTGGTGGTGGAGCGCGTTCGGCGTACCAGGCCGGCGTTTTGCGTTACATTGCCGAGGCGTTTCCGGATCGCGCCTTTACGATTCTGACCGGGGTTTCAGCCGGCGCTATCAATGCAGCCCAGCTGGCCAATCATACCGGTACGTTTCCGGAGGCGGCTGTGCGCCTGGTGCAGACCTGGCAGGCTGTTCGTCTTGAGGATGTAATGGAGCCGGAGTCGCGCTGGAAGGTGCTACGCACCCTGCTGCGGCGAGCGCGATCGAATGGCGAACGCCCCCTCCCAGAAGACACGCTGCGCGGTCTGGTAGATAACGCACCACTGCGGGCTTTTCTCAAACGGCATTTACAGACGACCGACGGGCGGTTGCACGGCGTGGCCTTCAACCTGAAACGAGGTACGCTGCGCGCCTTTGCCGTTACCACCACCAACTACTCGACAGGCCAGTCGGTGACCTGGGTAGAAGGCCGCAACATTGAAGACTGGGAACGGCCTGATCGTCGAGGGGTGCGAACGGCGTTGACCATTGAGCATATCCTGGCGTCAGCTGCCCTGCCGCTGGTGTTCCCGGCTATCCGCCTGGGCAATGCCTGGTACGGAGATGGTGGAATCAGTCTGCTGACGCCGCTGGCACCGGCCATTCACCTGGGCGCCGACGCCATTCTGGCTATCTCGACGCGCTACAAACGCAGCCAGGAAGAAGGCGATGCGCACGACGTCGCCGGTTACCCACCGGCTGCGCAGATTCTGGGATTGATGCTCAATGCCATTTTCCTGGACACCCTCGACCAGGATGCGGCCATGCTGAACCGCATCAATCGGCTGGTAGAAAAACTGCCGCCCCATCGGCGTAACGGGCTTCGCCCGATCCGTCTGCTGATCCTGCGGCCTTCCGTGGATCTGGGCAAGCTGGCGGCTAACTACCAGCCTCCTGTTAAAGGCGCCCTGCGTTTTCTTACCTGGGGGCTGGGCGCTACCGAGACGAAGACGCCCGACTCGCTCAGTATGATGCTGTTCGATCCGGACTATATCGCGCAGCTACTGGAGCTTGGCTACGAAGATGCCCGTCGTCAGCACGACCGCATCGCGGCCTTTCTGCAAGGCGCGCCGCGGCGACCACCGGGCAACGGACATCCACAGGCGACCTCGACCATCAGCGGTGCGAAAGCACCACCCGGAGCCCGATAA
- a CDS encoding prolyl oligopeptidase family serine peptidase, whose product MRQRIGVGLIPLLLIAVCARAQSGRSWTVEDILRQERLTELEIDPEGQRIVWVRRSTNFDKDRFETDLFLTYLNRKGADGLPLTVQLTRSGNNRNPRWSPDGRYIAFLSSRKTGDDDNAVGHQLWLLDTFGGEPYRLTELDVSVQDFAWFDSTRLIFAARETPTYDEQQRKKQKDDAQAIEDTTEFYPVRLFRIALDSKKIERLTENEGEILEFAVDPTGRYIVYSIDPHPVDADARHQPRQYLLDLERNETVEIFAEQYFDPGRFVWTRDGTGFYASDEFASDPENEGAGITKLYYFDVTRHTYTEVPLGWEAGVGYGGYQVATGGLHVQLAAGPRMEPRFYEKTANGWRAHSVSDRRLRHSTSIRIGPDGHTIAFVYSRADSLPQYLVGTYQRGRLHNVRPFVRLNTYLKDHPIPRAEVIYWEGAEGDTINGILYYPFNYQPGRRHPLMVVIHGGPSGVDLDAWRADWTVYPPLWAQRGAFVLRPNYHGSGHHGLAFVESIKGRYYELELPDIIKGIEYLVDQGLVDPDSLGVMGWSNGAILTIALTVEYPERFKVAMPGAGDVNWISDYGNCAFGVRFDDSYFGGPPWERLDHYIAKSPLFRLHRVVTPTLIHFGDRDTAVPTEQGWQHYRALQQLGKAPVRFILYPDEPHSFQRPSHQKRKMEEDLAWADTYLFGRTSMAERLRRRVLPESAPLALQLRARQIARTVDGRYGVVRHGLLLPEMVRINDTLSVSRFEITRAQFRAFSPNYPVPPGTENYPASGITAEEARAYVAWLRRQTGQPYRLPTRDELERLQQKAGPSENTLAYWLGYSPNPDERRQLADVLADFRPDELLLPVGSRPPGNTSDPDAPLLYDLDGNVAEWAIGKDGRLEPAGASAVTVRDPRTKATSPPPPAFIGLRVVLSHR is encoded by the coding sequence ATGAGGCAACGAATCGGTGTCGGACTGATCCCTCTGCTGCTGATTGCTGTCTGCGCCCGGGCACAATCCGGGCGCTCCTGGACCGTCGAAGACATTCTGCGCCAGGAAAGGCTTACCGAGCTGGAAATCGACCCCGAGGGCCAGCGCATCGTCTGGGTGCGCCGCAGCACCAACTTCGACAAAGATCGTTTTGAGACCGACCTGTTTCTGACCTACCTGAACCGGAAAGGAGCCGATGGTCTGCCGCTGACCGTGCAGCTCACCCGCAGCGGCAACAACCGCAATCCGCGCTGGAGTCCAGACGGCCGCTACATCGCCTTCCTTTCGTCCCGAAAAACCGGCGACGACGACAATGCCGTGGGCCACCAGCTCTGGTTGCTCGACACCTTTGGTGGCGAACCCTACCGCCTGACCGAGCTGGACGTTTCGGTGCAGGACTTTGCCTGGTTCGACAGCACGCGGCTGATCTTTGCCGCTCGTGAAACACCCACCTATGATGAACAGCAGCGCAAAAAACAGAAAGACGATGCACAGGCTATTGAAGACACCACGGAGTTCTATCCGGTACGCCTTTTCCGCATTGCTCTTGACTCGAAGAAAATAGAGCGCCTGACAGAAAACGAAGGGGAAATCCTGGAATTCGCCGTTGATCCTACAGGGCGTTACATCGTCTATAGCATCGATCCACACCCGGTTGATGCCGACGCACGGCATCAGCCTCGCCAGTACCTGCTGGACCTTGAGCGAAACGAAACCGTCGAGATCTTTGCCGAGCAGTATTTTGACCCGGGCCGTTTCGTGTGGACACGCGATGGCACCGGCTTCTACGCAAGCGATGAATTTGCTTCAGATCCAGAAAACGAAGGGGCAGGTATTACGAAGCTCTATTATTTTGACGTTACCCGGCACACTTACACTGAGGTACCACTCGGCTGGGAGGCCGGCGTCGGCTATGGGGGCTATCAGGTGGCCACAGGCGGCCTCCACGTGCAGCTTGCGGCCGGTCCTCGCATGGAACCTCGCTTTTACGAAAAGACTGCCAACGGATGGCGTGCTCATTCCGTTTCGGACAGACGACTGCGTCACAGCACGTCGATCCGCATCGGTCCTGACGGCCACACCATTGCTTTTGTGTACTCCCGAGCCGACTCGCTGCCCCAGTACCTGGTCGGAACCTACCAGCGCGGCCGTCTGCATAATGTCCGTCCCTTTGTCCGCCTGAACACCTATCTCAAGGATCATCCTATTCCGCGCGCGGAAGTGATTTACTGGGAAGGCGCCGAGGGGGACACGATCAATGGGATCCTCTACTACCCCTTCAACTACCAGCCGGGTCGTCGTCATCCCCTGATGGTGGTCATCCATGGAGGTCCGAGCGGCGTTGATCTGGATGCCTGGCGCGCCGACTGGACCGTTTATCCGCCACTATGGGCTCAGCGTGGCGCCTTCGTGCTGCGTCCTAACTATCATGGCAGCGGACACCATGGCCTGGCCTTCGTCGAATCCATCAAAGGTCGCTATTACGAGCTGGAGTTGCCCGATATCATCAAGGGCATCGAGTATCTGGTCGATCAGGGGCTGGTGGACCCCGACTCGCTGGGGGTCATGGGCTGGTCCAACGGCGCCATTCTGACCATTGCGTTGACTGTCGAATATCCAGAGCGCTTTAAAGTGGCCATGCCAGGCGCAGGCGATGTAAACTGGATCTCGGACTATGGCAACTGTGCTTTTGGCGTACGTTTCGACGATTCATACTTCGGCGGGCCTCCATGGGAGCGTCTGGACCATTACATCGCCAAAAGCCCACTCTTCCGGCTACACCGTGTGGTTACCCCTACGCTGATTCATTTCGGGGACCGGGATACGGCAGTGCCTACCGAACAGGGCTGGCAGCACTATCGGGCGCTCCAGCAGCTGGGGAAAGCGCCGGTGCGTTTCATCCTGTACCCTGACGAACCGCACAGCTTCCAACGTCCCTCCCATCAGAAACGCAAGATGGAAGAAGATCTGGCCTGGGCCGACACCTACCTGTTCGGCCGCACCTCGATGGCCGAACGTCTGCGTCGGCGCGTGTTGCCTGAAAGTGCTCCGCTGGCGCTGCAACTACGGGCTCGCCAGATCGCCCGGACGGTCGACGGCCGCTACGGTGTTGTGCGGCATGGCCTATTGCTTCCGGAAATGGTTCGCATCAACGACACCCTGTCGGTCAGCCGTTTTGAGATCACCCGGGCCCAGTTTCGTGCTTTCAGTCCGAACTATCCCGTACCACCCGGCACCGAAAACTATCCGGCCAGTGGCATCACGGCTGAGGAGGCGCGTGCTTATGTAGCCTGGCTGCGCCGTCAGACCGGGCAACCCTATCGCCTCCCCACCCGGGACGAGCTGGAAAGGCTTCAGCAAAAAGCCGGCCCTTCAGAAAATACACTGGCCTACTGGCTGGGCTACTCTCCGAATCCAGACGAGCGTCGGCAGCTGGCAGATGTGCTGGCTGACTTTCGACCGGATGAGCTCCTGCTACCTGTTGGTTCGCGCCCACCGGGCAATACCAGCGATCCAGATGCTCCGTTGCTGTATGATCTGGACGGCAACGTGGCCGAATGGGCAATAGGCAAAGACGGTCGTCTGGAGCCTGCCGGCGCGTCGGCGGTCACGGTGCGTGATCCGAGAACAAAGGCGACATCTCCTCCACCACCCGCTTTTATCGGGCTCCGGGTGGTGCTTTCGCACCGCTGA